A genome region from Heteronotia binoei isolate CCM8104 ecotype False Entrance Well chromosome 19, APGP_CSIRO_Hbin_v1, whole genome shotgun sequence includes the following:
- the LOC132587667 gene encoding zinc finger protein 79-like, whose amino-acid sequence CSECGKRYNDRGALKNHQRNHTGEKPFECSECGKRFSYGVTLRRHLITHTGDAFECSECGKRFNDRGTLKKHQRTHTGEKPFECSECGKRFSERGTLQKHQRIHTGEKPFECSECGKKFGQSGNLQKHQRTHTGEKPFECSECGKRFSHNYELQSHQRTHTGEKPLECSECGKRFRQSVSLQSHQRTHTGEKPFECSECGKRFGLSGTLKKHHRIHTGEKPFECSECGKRFRQSGTLKKHNRTHTGEK is encoded by the coding sequence tgctcagagtgtggaaagagatacaATGATAGGGGGGCTCTTAAAAATCATCAGAGaaatcacacaggggagaaaccttttgaatgctctgaatgTGGTAAGAGATTCAGTTATGGTGTCACTCTTCGAAGGCATCTGATAACCCACACAGGAGatgcttttgaatgctcagagtgtggaaagagattcaatgacagagggactcttaaaaagcatcagagaacccacacaggggagaaaccttttgaatgctcagaatgtggaaagagattcagtgagagggggactcttcaaaagcatcagagaattcacacaggagagaaaccttttgaatgctcagagtgtggaaagaaatttggtcaaagtggcaatcttcaaaagcatcagagaacccacacaggggagaaaccttttgaatgctctgagtgtggaaagagattcagtcacaattACGAACTTCAGTCGCACCAGAGAActcatacaggagagaaacctttagaatgctcagagtgtggaaagagattcagacagAGTGTGAGTCTTCAAtcacaccaaagaacccacacaggggagaaaccttttgaatgttcagagtgtggaaagagatttgggTTGAGTGGCACTCTTAAAAAGCATcacagaatccacacaggagagaaaccttttgaatgctcagagtgtggaaagagattcaggcagAGTGGCACTCTTAAAAAGCAtaatagaacccacacaggggagaaa
- the LOC132587668 gene encoding zinc finger protein OZF-like yields MEEEDPGGPGTNETASKGPHPIEAESGIDFWKRAEPQILAKGTITSDALRPSVKTEATVSDAEGAPSEEGRRAQGVEHAQDALPSAPWLLALPQCPRPASASLRGREDEPVEQRQHRLASMICEIAAAVGFISKFLCSKELMNEWQLQTFSQSRQHQRTHTGEKPFECSKCGKRFSRSDNLQKHQRTHTGEKPFECSECGKRFSERRTLKSHQRIHTGEKPFECAECGKRFNERGTLKSHQRIHTGEKPFECAECGKRFSERGTLKSHQRIHTGEKPYKCLECGKRFSERGALKSHQRIHTGEKPFECLACGKRFNERGTLKSHQRIHTGEKPFECLACKKRFRKRETLKSHQRTHTGEKPFKCSECGKRFSHSSNVQKHQRTHTGEKPFECSECGKRFSHSGGLRIHQRTHTGEKPFECSECGKRFSRNDHLQVHQGTHTREKPFQCSECGKRFGQNDHLQQHQRTHTGEALECSECAR; encoded by the exons atggaagaggaggacCCAGGAGGACCTGGAACTAATGAGACAGCAAGCAAGGGCCCCCACCCCATTGAAGCTGAGagtggcattgacttctggaaaAGAGCTGAGCCGCAGATCCTGGCTAAGGGCACTATAACATCAGAT GCGTTGAGACCCTCTGTGAAGACAGAAGCCACAGTCTCTGATGCGGAAGGAGCTCCTTCCGAGGAAGGCCGAAGGGCACAGGGTGTGGAGCATGCCCAGGATGCCCTCCCCAGTG cTCCGTGGCTTCTAGCGCTGCCTCAGTGCCCTCGCCCAGCCTCCGCCTCTTTGAGGGGGCGGGAAGACGAGCCGGTGGAGCAGAGACAGCATCGCTTG GCCAGCATGATATGCGAGATCGCCGCGGCTGTGGGCTTCATCTCCAAGTTCCTGTGCTCCAAGGAACTGATGAATGAGTGGCAGTTGCAAACGTTCAGCCAGAGCCGGCaa catcagagaacccatacaggggaaaaaccttttgaatgttcaaagtgtggaaagagattcagtcggagtgacaaTCTACagaagcatcagagaactcacacaggggagaaaccttttgaatgctcagagtgtggaaagagattcag tgagaggaggACTCTTAAAtcgcatcagagaatccacacaggggagaagccttttgaatgcgctgagtgtggaaagagattcaatgagAGGGGGACTCTTAAatcacatcagagaatccacacaggggagaaaccttttgaatgtgctgagtgtggaaagagattcagtgagagggggactcttaaatcacatcagagaatccacaccggggagaaaccttataaatgcttagagtgtggaaagagattcagtgagagggggGCTCTTAAatcacatcagagaatccacacaggggagaaaccttttgaatgcttagcgtgcggaaagagattcaatgaGAGGGGGACTCTTAAatcacatcagagaatccacacaggggagaaaccttttgaatgcttagcgTGTAAAAAGAGATTCCGTAAGCGGGAGACTCTTAAatcacatcagagaacccacacaggggagaaaccttttaaatgctcagagtgtggaaagagattcagtcatagtagcaatgttcaaaagcatcagagaacccacacaggggagaaaccttttgaatgctcagagtgtggaaagagattcagtcatagtggCGGTCTTCGcatacatcagagaacccacacaggggagaaaccttttgaatgctcagagtgtgggaagcgATTCAGTCGGAATGACCACCTTCAAGTGCACCAaggaacccacacaagggagaaaccttttcagtgctcagagtgtggaaagagattcggtcAGAATGACcaccttcaacagcatcagagaactcacacggGGGAAGCATTGGAATGTTCAGAATGTGCAAGATGA